The nucleotide sequence aatttaagtttaaaattaatgaattatggATTATGTCGTATCCATTATTTGTTGCACCTAGTAGGCTAGTACCATGTCGCTGTTATATACTTTAATGGCCTAATCGATCGACTAATACATTCCTAGTTTTGCCTTAATGGAcatatatattttcattaaaaaattaagggCGCAAGATCGATTTGTAAAAGAtatctgcatttttttttaacaaatatcaGTCACAATGGACCactttatttgtgtttttctaGTCAATATAAGGAAGCCATTATTTTCTGCAATTATCAAGAACTTCGTGGAGGCACCAGTTTCTCTCTATCCGCCTAGCGGCGAATTCGTGGTTTGAattttgggagttttaatgTTAAAAGTCAAAGTTTTTAGATAAAAATATAGCGCGAAACGCACTAATAAATTTCAGTTTATTCACAAAGGCATTGCACTAGACACTTGATGAGCTTGATGCGTCAACAAAACCATGTTGCATATATTACAATAGATATCGACATTTACCGAAATAATTTGACGAGTGTTATCGAGAGCATTTGTCGAGTATTGTTGACGCAACTTGCCGAGTGTAGCTGAAATATGCTTAGCATACATTACATCAAACACTTGGTGGGCACAGAAAGACCTGTACCAAATATTCAGAGGGTCCTCGAGGACCTTCACTTGCTTGTTTTCCGGCCTTTGGGTGGTCCTGGGACCACCTTGGTCCTATAATGCATCCGCCCTTGCCTaccctttttcttttacaaCATAACAATTTGCAATGCTTGGCACCGATGCTTTTGAAGTATTAactcattttttattgtttattaatttgtatATCTCAGTCGTAATCTTCTTATTAACTTAATTTCCTCTTTacattaaagaaaaatgaattttcTTTGGTTAAACATAAGGGCGCTAATAGCGCGACAAAAGAGCAATTACAAAATAATGTTACAAGGTCGAGAAATCtcataaggccatctccaaccgatggctggccagagagcttgttttagccctctgaccctccaagattctccaagatattaatattttaatgaacagtacatggccatatttgcctccatctccaaccaagggccagagggccagagggctcgttttagccctgccacaaaaaaccgtctccaaccgagggccaaagtgccatagggccaaacataatttattatttaaaaactacaacttaaattcaaatccaacggctaagtgacgtcagcATGACATCAGCTAGTCGTTGGTAgctatagaatgatacgttctcgtgccacaaacaagtacctacaacatgatcttgttgcacatctttgggccaaaagaagcatggagtaggcgtttaagttttatgttattaaatgttttttaaaatgttgtttaagtttcatgttgttaaatgtttttttttatgttgtataattgtaagttggttaatgttatttattgttatttcatattgtttaatgttgtttcatgttacttaatttaatttaatgttgtataatggcttaggaagttataggaaaaaaatataatttaaaacaaatatgaaacaaattttgtgaaataaaagttataggataaaaatagaatttaaaattaaataaagcaactatgtgaaatagaagttataggaaaaaatggaatttaaaaaaaatgaaacaaattttgtaaaataaaagttataggaaaaaatagaatttaaaaaaaaatattaaaaatagaagttataggaaaaattttgtaaataaaaaataataataaaactataaaaaaaaaaaaaaaattcaaatgcaacggctagctgacgtcagctagccgttgcatttgaatttttttcttaagcattagaatacatttatattaaataatataaacgtattcctgtcggttataaccgacaggattcCCAGtatttctggccagccctccaACCCTCTTCGATTCCGTGGGACCCTCTCAGATTCCAAAGCCCTCTGgcttagccctcggttggagatggttttcaggctattttcggccctctggcctTCTGAACCCTGCAGTTGGAGATAGCCTAAATATTAGATAATTAATAAagaaactgttattagcactccaaaatctcattttacactcctcataagtatatttttctttctaattatagaaagtttagagtgccaaatgagatttttggagtatcaataacaattcccattaaTAACTGCTTAGAAGAAGATGGAACTTGCTTAAAAAATAGATTGGACTTTGAGGAAGAGAGAGACTCAAGTTGGCCAACTCATCATCAACAAAATTCATCAGATGATAGATATGTTGATTATTAGATTTCTAGTCACGTAGTAATATCGTATGACAAGATGAAATCAACGCACCAGCTCACACACCGCTTTATGGGCGAACAGACCAACCCTTGGAACATACTACAGCCCTAGGTGACGAAGAACCAACATCAAGGTGCCAAACCTTTCTGTCAATGTGAGCTCTTGGGAAAGATCAACATGTTATCCTTAGAGTAACTTTTATCAATAAGATGATTAAAGGATTTTCATCACATACAATTGGAAGCTAGCTATCTACCTAAGTGTGCGGCACATGCATAGATATAATTAGAGAGAACAATAGTTCTATTCCAGTTTATATTTTTAATCGGTCTTGTGCTATTAGTTATATAATTAAGTGCTTTGCAAACCTTTTGTCTGCCATCTGCAATGGTGAAAAGGCTCCAGAGGGAAAAATGTATATGGCTTCAAAAGTAACGAAGTGCGAAAAGATTGAAGAGAAATTAAAGTGCAAATGTACTGGCCTGGCTCACATATCTTTTCCTTAGTTGGTTGGCTACTTGGCTTGGTGTTGTTGGAGTCGGCATTAGCAAAGCTAATTTCTTAATTTAGGATTTAGCTGCCTATATAACTAAAAGCctacaattttttatttcagtgggttttattttattttatttataaaccttatttTTTCTATACAATAAAGATTGACATAGGATAAATTCGAACTCAAAATTTCAGATGTAGGGAAAATTACTTTCAAGAATATGACCTTTAAGTTCCTTGTCGTAGATATATTTTTCTGTGTACTTGTAACACTTGTTGTTCGATGGTGCACATCTATCCTGCTATTGACACatattttaaaacatgtaaaattgACTCAAAGGATTGAAAGTTTTGGAATTTCACATCTATCCCGCTATTGACACatattttaaaacatgtaaaattgACTCGAAGGATTGAAAGTTTTGGAATTTGAGTTTTAAGGGGTTCAATCTACTACCTATTTCCTTTCATCTGCGTGGCTTTATATCAATTTGATTCATGTCGGGGCATCGATATTTGATTGTGATCCAACCCTCCAAATTATTGCTTCATGTCTCCCTCTTCCCATACATATATGCTAtaaattttacaaaccaaatttAATTACGTGactatttgaattttgtttctttgcattaGAATGAcaaatttattcaatctaactTGATTAAGGTATTTCGACCATTCAATCAAATATAACAAATCCCCATTAGCATAATTAAGCACTTGACGTAACTTATCATGGTAAGTTATGTcacgtcaaaaaaaaaaaaaaaaaaaaaaaaaactaaagcttAATTTGAATTATTGGATGGGAAACGTTTAAGTGAACACTCAAATCACACCATTATGTCGACACAATCGGTAGGTATAGCCTTATTATATATCATATCAAAAACCTATTTGGATGATAAACATGGAAGAGAGCTCCTTCCCCTACCTTTCCTTTGAGGCTTGGTAAGAAATAACGAGAATTTAAAGCAAAACATGTACATCTAGTCAAACTAGTCGTCCTTCAGTCTTCCATGTGGAATTGAGATGGAAGGTCTACTGGTCGTATTGAGTATGCTGCATGCATGGGCTGGTTAAATGCATGAACAGTCAACTCTGTTGCGTGCATTGACTTTGTTTGAGAGAAGGGGAAATAGGTTAGGACATCAATACCGCAGCTACATGCATTTTCCCTAAACGGTGATGTTCGTGACCATCTCGACCATTTAGATCATGGCTACAGGGCCTAAAAAGGTAAATAACATTTTCTTGGAGAGCCAGATGGGAATTATTGCACGCCTAACAACGACAGGATCTAATTAAAATCGTAGTAGAATTAGGGATTTCGTTGTCGAGATTGTTTATTGTATATCATGTGGTTAGTTTTtattaggtattatttatatttaattttaaaatttaaattttaaaataatttctcaccgtataatatacgatgaacgatcatAATCACAAAATCTCTAAGATCTCTGGAAAAAGaaggatccttttcccttcTAGACGAAGGTGATGTGACATTTTTTCGAATGACATGGGAATCCGACCATTTTTATTTGCACGGATGATTTACCAAAAAGTGTGTCACAAATTTAATCCCGTGTAATTCTGTCCAAGTATAAAATTCAATTATATATACGTGCTCAAGTTGAGGTGAAAAAATTTTGGCAACAAGAATGCTACTGTAGCGTGACATGCGTCAGCATTTACACACAATTATGTATGGTTTGTATGAAATAGCATTACATTGATACTCAATTGTAGGTAAGTTTCTTTATTATTCAGGTACtattctttataaaaaaataaataaaaaaaaagtataaataagtgaataattaaatttatgacGATGAATTGCTGCTTAGTATTATGATTTAGTGGTATTTTGAATACATTAAACCAAACAATGGGTagtttaatttggtatcgaattcgtcatttacgagattcgaacctaaaacatctcatttctaagcgaagaggaataccactagatcgtagtactgagtggAATATCAAATTCGTCATTCATGAAATTCAAACCTAATACATCTAACTTCTAAGTGAAAAGAATACTATCAAACTATAGTACTGAGTGACTTATTCTTTAACTTTTCTATTCATTATTTAACACGCGGACACCACTATCACTTAAAcacatttttaatgttttaaaaatctaattctttaattttcatGTATGCCCTTCATAAACTAAGTGCATTCATATATGTGTACAGATACACCAGCAGGCAAACACAGTACTGGGTCGGTTCTTTACAATGTTAGTTTGTGAGTTGTTCCAGATAAACAGAAATGGATATCGGAAATGGATCATTTCTGGATATTTTCTTCCTAATTCATCAAATCAGAGAATTCGtgtcgttgaaatttgatcaaacggctacaaacagaggtccactttaaaagttataataatttcagctgttaaatcaaattttaacggtaCGGATCTTCTAATTTAgtagattaggaggaagggatcggAGAGGATCCCTTGCATGGATATCATAATCAGATcgtgttggagaacaattcagaaataaacaaatataacagaaataaacagaacttgaaattctaatattttaatttaccaaatatacttgatgtgcagaatgaaattatacaataaatacataaactaatataataatatcaatgatactaacttgatcacagaaggtagaggctagcgtaaaagctatgtccttcgaacagtattttcgtcccactcttgtgcttgtggttctacaacgtctgctcgaccaggatacaactaccaaattctacaacccgcaccggattatagaactctagcgaattgctttgtgtgtttactctttggaaattttgtacggaagataaggaggaagaaaagataattctacttggatactgtgattgcaaatatataggttgtttcacaccctttcaaatacctgttcagtgtatttgaaagcacacaactctttctaatagctgtgtcctttaatcaaaacattttttaattaataaattaattaaaaacttaattcgaaaattaaaattaatgaacctgattaattttaaattccaaggccccaagggcccaaggcccttgtcttgattaattaatattaattgtatttaggctatattatattcaagcctaatccacacaaccataaggcccaagccttcaatccatttccaaatggtccaagttctaattactaagaaaagggaataagcctatataaaggcttgtgaaaaaatactattgatcaatgtgggacaagagggtctcaaactccaacaGACCGTCCAATTTTGACTCATCTCACATCAAGTGTCGGTGAAGTCGATCATTCCAGAATCCAAATAGTACCAATCTGGCAATCCcctgataaaaataaaataaaataaaaaattagcgCCATTTGGAGGGAGAGGGACAAATGACTAGGACGGACATCTTTGTTATGTTGCATGCCAAATCAACTTGAACAACTCTGAAAACTCCTCCTTGTAGATTATTCCTAAGCACTCAGAAAACTCCTCCCTGTCTCTCCTAGAGCAGTGAATCAGTGATGACCTGTTTGATAGCTATTTCActcattttttgaattttttatttctcttgttccattttatttctatttatacGTTGGAGAAAACAGTGGTACCGGTACGTGTATACATGCAACTCAGCGTAAGAAGCAAGTGTGTTTTGACAAGGAAAACTTAACTGCAACAAGGTTCATTTGCTTATGTATAGTCATACTCGTCACGTCATATATTACTTACAAAGTGAGAAGCGAGGAGAAGAGATGCATCACGTTACTGGAAAGTTTTCCTCCGCTTGACACGACGTGTCTAAAGTTTGGCCATCGGTCGTGTTACTAACTTCAAAACAACTTAGCCACAGGTAGCCTAAGCATTCTTGCATCAGCTTCTATTTGGGCCGTACAATTTCGTAAGCTACAACGATAACACAACAAATTTAGAGGGAATCTACGAAAAAAATACAAACGGGAAAATGATTTAGAAGGAGGCATTTTAGTGTACGAATCATGTAACCGGAGTCATGAATTTGTTATTGCAACGGGCCCATGGAATCCTATCGTTGTCGGCCCATTTTTGGCTTAGGGTTTCATTGAGAACATGATGCGATATaaatttcaaaaagaaaaaatacatTACAAACAATAATCTAAACGGCTTTAAATTACAGTAAAagtattaataatgaataatctaacataaataatatatgtcacttagtattactgTCTAGTGGTgtttctttttacttgtaagtatctcaggtttgaatctcgtagatgacaaattcgataccaaattaggttgtcaaTTGTTTGGCTTAACCAAACTCCCtattcccttagtgtaaatatattattgtactaaaaaaacataaataatatgaaacataaacataaataatatgatTACTTGGAAACCACTTAATTCTGGTTTATTATAtgacaaaatttgcaaattctgttcaaacttaaaaatactggaaaattgagaaaattttAACTTGGTGGAACTTACTTAAGTAGTCATGCTTCTGGTTATTCAATTTGAGATACCAGTTTTTAGGCATGGTTTATTATGGGCAATACGTTTAAATTACAAGAAACTACTTATATATAAGGGGATTATAAGATTTTGGTTGATATCTAAAAAACTAGGTCTTCGTCAAAAggggtagttttttttttttttagtacatcgatatttttacactgaGGAGAGAGGGAGTTCAGCAAAGCCATACAAGGGACAACCTAATTTGTTATTAAATTTTCCATTCataagattcgaacctaaaacgtCTCACTTTTAAGTGAAGAAGCATACCACCAAACCGTCATAATGAATGGTGGTAGTTTTTAAGTATATCGTCGGAGATGCAAATATGGTTGCGGATTCATTATCAAATTTGGTACATAATCATAATCAATTTTGTATTTGGTTCTCTAATCTTCCTAATATATGAGTTaatatttgttttgattttctaaaCATTAGGATTCCATTGGTATcttctttgtaattttgttgGTTCATTAAAGGGAAAATATATGTAAAGGGATTTCAGACGTTGATGTAAGAGAACTAACCTTTGATATTTTCAAGCTTATTCCAAGTTGATTCATTGAATGGACACACTATTCTGATTAGCTGATTTAACTCATATTTATTGATACCGTCATCAGTCGACATCAATTACGCAGTTTATAAATTTGCAACAGGGGTAAAGGGGTCAAATAATTTTATTCAACATAAAGGAAAGAGTACTGCTAGGacaattaaatttgtagacaaaatttacaaactaaatgatgtgtcatcaataggaaTGAGCatatttatcaacgtttaagtaataatccaatcttCAACTgctatgtcatttaatttacgaaattttgtctacaaatttagtcttatAGTATTATCCTAAAGGAAGACTCATTAATTAATCTGTCCCCACAAATTGGTTTAGCGAATGAGACTAAATTATAGTTTCAgggcatattaattaataagtcTATAAAATaatagtgtgtgtatatattgagAGAGATAGTACGGGTTTGTTaagaaagtatttttaaatcaTTGAAAACATTTTAGAGAAAAGTATATTTGAaactaatttttaataaaaatgaaagttaATCTTGATAAAACTTTCAAGTacttttggatttcaaaaactttttttttaaaaagtgtttttcatTTAAGAGCAGTTTGTAGAAAAGAGAACTTTTTTGGATTTCTTCCACCAAGGCTATCAGATCAAGTGATTCagatatttaaaatttgatttaatgattaaaattattataattttttttaaaaatctttgtttttagccgttgatcaaatttcaaaaatccaaaTCACTTGATCTAGTGGTTTTAATAGAAGAAATCTAGAGATGAACTCTTTCTCACTTTGTAAACATTGAATTCTGTAGGAAGAGTGGGACAGAGCTTGAaggggacaaggattgtctgccctcttaCTTTTTGTGCCCTTGCGTGCTTTCCTGCTTTTTATGGTCACGATTAAgtcatgtcaatattttatattatttttatatagagataataagacaaaaataaatagtaatataaaatattaaaatgactTAACCATGATCACATAAACAGAACAGAAAAGAGCATCGAAaatggaagggcagacaatGCTTGCCCGCCTGAAGAAGCACCGCGTGAGCGCGAAATAGAGGTCAAAAGccctataaaaataaaatattacaaaTCCAATAGGAGTCTTAGCAGACCTCCCTATTTATAGCACCTGCAAATCCCACCAAAACGGTGATCAAGCCTGCCAAGAAACACAACCCAAAGCACTTCCTCCACCACTGACGtcctcctccttctctctcctcccctccctctctctagAAATTCCAAACAACCAATGGAGAGCAATACCAGAACCGGAGGAGTCTTCAGCGTCTCAATGTGCGGCCAAGAGCAGATTGAGCTCTCCAGAGACGGCAGCCAGTACAGTCTTACAACTGGGATTTTACCTTCTCTCGGTGCAAGGTCGAGTAACCGCCGTATCAAGCTCGACCGGTTTATTGTGTCGCCGTACGACCGCCGCTACAGGTTATTTTTCCGAATTCTGTTTTCTGGGTTGCCTTTGTTTTCTGCTATTACTTTTATCAAACACCTTGTGTACCCAAAAATCTTTAATTTCTTACTGTAGCGTGTAGTGGGTCGGTTGCATTGACTAAACTTGTTTCTttgcatatttttatattaccttTTCTTCTGAGTTTTGTGTTTTGGAAAAAACCATTGAATTTTTGCCACAAaaggttgaagctttgtggtttttgtttatttgagaGTTTTATGTGATACTAAGGTGTTGGTGTACCAGGCCGTGTACCCGGCGTACAGAAAAGTCTCTCCTTGTTCTGGGGTTGTTTATAATTACTCTCGAATGGGATTTTTGCATTGTTTTGAATGCATATTAGTATTTGTGTTATTTGGTTATATTTTCTCTGCTTTTTTGTGTATTAATTTACTGTATGTTTTTTGGAATTTAGAAAAGACAGGCATTGAATCTTGGGGGTGCCTTTTCAATGTTTCAAAGGATtcatttgttttggtttttaattttaattttattttatttcttcataGCCTTATGCTTCTAAAGTGGTTGTTGTTATGTCTTTGAATAATCATGAATCATGACAGAAGTGGTGGTTGTTGAAACTTCAAATTATGTCACTGCTAAAAATTCTGGGGGCCCAAAAGTATCTtcctttttttcaaaagaaatttgTGTTGATTCTCTGTTGGAATATACCTTTGCTGTTTTCAAGTGCTCGGTTTTTATTCCCATTAGTTTGGACTGAGTCTGGAATTATGTTCTCCGAACTGAATCAGACATATCAATCGACCGTTGGTTACgaaaaaaagttataaattcTTTTAACAAGACAAGAACTTTCGGATTTGGAGGCCTGTAATTGATCTGAATTTTTCGTGTATGGAAAACAATCTGCAGTTTTATTTCATGATTCTAGACATTTGTGAATCAGATGGAAAAGGAAGAGTTTTGAATGCTAATCACTGAACCAAGACATCCCATATGTATTAAATTCTGGAAGAATTATATGTTCAGAGCATAAATTTGCAATCTTGGTTTGGATAATATTTTTTGGGATTCTCTTACTCGTAAAAGATCCATCTTGTTGCTAAACTTGGCTCAGATTGAATTTGTTCTTGCAGGATATGGGAAACATTTCTTGTTGTTCTCGTCATCTATACTGCTTGGGTATCGCCGTTCGAATTTGGTTTTCTTAAAGGACCAGGGGGACCGCTTTCCATTGTTGATAATGTTGTCAATGGTTTCTTTGCTATTGATATCATTCTCACATTCTTTGTGGCTTACCTGGACAAGACCACATATTTACTTGTTGATGATCGTAAAAAGATTGGTTGGAAGTATGCAAGATCCTGGTTGATTTTCGATGTCATATCCACAATCCCATCTGAACTAGCCACAAGGATCTTTCCTAAATCTGTGCAGTCTTATGGCTTTTTCAACATGCTTCGTCTTTGGCGTCTACGAAGAGTTAGTGCCCTATTTTCCAGGTATGGCAATAGTCCCAGAAGTTGTTTGACTGCGAAAAATGCATATATAAGCAGAAGTTTGTCTTTATATTAACCTCCCCACTATCTTGCTTGAACAGATTGGAGAAAGATAGGAATTATAACTACTTTTGGGTTCGCTGTGCAAAACTTATATGCGTAAGTAATTTTTATGGTTCTGGGATTATTTACATGAACAAAATGCATTTTCTTATATGGAATCACCATCTTATGGGATTTTGATGCTCTTTTGTAGGTCACCCTTTTTGCCATTCATTGTGCTGGATGCTTCTATTATCTTATAGCTGCACGTTATCGCGACCCTGCGAAAACGTGGATAGGAGTAAAAATCCTAGAACAAAGCCTGTGGATTCGGTATGTGACTTCAGTTTATTGGTCGATCACAACGCTAACAACAGTTGGATATGGAGATCTGCATCCAGTCAATACAAGGGAGATGATCTTTGACATATTCTACATGTTATTCAACCTGGGATTGACATCGTACTTAATTGGAAATATGACCAACTTGGTTGTCCACGGGACCAGTCGAACTAGAAAATTTGTGAGTAAATATTCACTTATTGGATTTTGTTCAATAAAATTCATGATATGTTAGAATATTAATTTGTGTTGCTTCTGTTTACCAGAGGGATACCATACAAGCTGCTTCCAGTTTTGCGCAGAGGAACCAACTGCCTGTACGCCTGCAGGATCAGATGGTTGCACACTTGTGTCTGAAGTTCAGAACAGACTCGGAAGGACTGCAGCAACAAGAGACCCTTGATTCCCTTCCTAAAGCCATCCGCTCGAGTATTTCACATTATCTGTTTTACTCTCTTGTAGATAAGGTGTACTTGTTTCATGGGGTTTCAAATGACTTGCTTTTTCAGTTGGTAAGTTCAAACCCAATCTCAAAGTTTTCAATTAAATGCTTCTCTCTAGTGAACTTGTCTGAACTTTTCAAAGTATCTTGTGTGGATGTTTGGTTTAAATTCTTACTCTTCTTCTGAATTCAAAGGTCTCGGAGATGAAAGCCGAGTATTTTCCTCCCAAAGAAGATGTAATCTTGCAAAACGAAGCACCCACAGATTTCTACATACTTGTCACTGGTGCTGTGGTAACAATTTCATCTTTCTTTCTCATTAAATTTCAAAGACCTTATAAATTTCCTATTCTCTTTATTCGAGTTTGTTTTCTGAACAATCGAATCTAATGTTTGAATTACTTTACAGGATTTAGTGGTTCTCAAAAGTGGAGTTGAACAGGCAAGTCTAACACTGGAATAGAAAGGATATCTTTTGCATTTGGTAGTTGCTTTGACCTTGGTTTGACGtgacaaataaaattttgagtaaCATTACTTTTACTAATTGCAGGTCATCGGTGAGGCAAAATCTGGTGATCTTATTGGTGAGATTGGGGTACTTTGTTACAGACCACAGCTTTTTACAGTTAGGACCAAAAGATTGACTCAGCTTCTGCGGCTGAATCGTACTACATTCTTAAACATAGTTCAAGCTAATGTTGGAGATGGGACTGTGATTATGAATAATCTCCTTCAGGTGAGATTATTTGATATAACCTTGCGACGTCTGATCCATAAGTTAAAGAAACTCATTTGTTTCTGCTCGGAATTTATttggatgatgatttttaacctGTTGCACTCTACATTGGTGTTTCTTTCTTGGTGGGTTGCAGCATTTGAAGGACCTCAAGGACCCAATCATGGAGGGAGTTTTGTTGGAGACAGAGACCATGCTGGCTCGGGGTAGAATGGACCTGCCTCTCAGTCTATGCTT is from Pyrus communis chromosome 10, drPyrComm1.1, whole genome shotgun sequence and encodes:
- the LOC137747039 gene encoding potassium channel AKT1-like; the encoded protein is MESNTRTGGVFSVSMCGQEQIELSRDGSQYSLTTGILPSLGARSSNRRIKLDRFIVSPYDRRYRIWETFLVVLVIYTAWVSPFEFGFLKGPGGPLSIVDNVVNGFFAIDIILTFFVAYLDKTTYLLVDDRKKIGWKYARSWLIFDVISTIPSELATRIFPKSVQSYGFFNMLRLWRLRRVSALFSRLEKDRNYNYFWVRCAKLICVTLFAIHCAGCFYYLIAARYRDPAKTWIGVKILEQSLWIRYVTSVYWSITTLTTVGYGDLHPVNTREMIFDIFYMLFNLGLTSYLIGNMTNLVVHGTSRTRKFRDTIQAASSFAQRNQLPVRLQDQMVAHLCLKFRTDSEGLQQQETLDSLPKAIRSSISHYLFYSLVDKVYLFHGVSNDLLFQLVSEMKAEYFPPKEDVILQNEAPTDFYILVTGAVDLVVLKSGVEQVIGEAKSGDLIGEIGVLCYRPQLFTVRTKRLTQLLRLNRTTFLNIVQANVGDGTVIMNNLLQHLKDLKDPIMEGVLLETETMLARGRMDLPLSLCFAAIRGDDLLLNQLLKRGLDPNESDNNGRSALHIASLKGSENCVLLLLDYGADPNSRDSDGNVPLWEAILNGHEQIAKLLLDNGANLNSGDIGQFACTAAEQNRLDLLKEIVRHGGDVTRPKSNGTTALHVAVSEDNVDIVKYLLDQGADVDKPDLHSWTPRALAEQQGHEDIKSLFHSSKEPKVVITIPEHKSGIRFLGRFTSEPTIHTPPTDSSFSRVEGGSWGRNRPRRRTNNFHNSLFGMMSAAHTGEKDLFFSVAEAKVPKNYVSNPAARVTISCPEKGEVKGKLVLLPQTYEELVEIGAKKFGLSPVKIVSKDGAGIDDIDVIRDGDHLVFVSAGESQQEQEEPNS